A part of Maridesulfovibrio hydrothermalis AM13 = DSM 14728 genomic DNA contains:
- the torT gene encoding TMAO reductase system periplasmic protein TorT: MVLILTALFVPDSNANAENCWWPIQVKSYYGIYETKTKKSGKASSTLQGPKLEEWLPPTAAARPYTIGISVPHIKDSYWVAVNYGIIQEAKRLGVGIKMREAGGYNNLDKQIKQVEELIRSNVDGIILGSISYTGTDAIITKTVKSNIPIVEVINDINAPDITAKALVSFYDMGYYAGEFLAEHAEDSGKNDLRILFLPGPQASGWASDTLDGFNDAMQYFPGRVDIVAVKWGDTGRNKQSELIRNAMKDNPDIDYIVGNAVAAEVAPEILKESGKDKKTAVVSTYIIPALYDKIKTGKVIAAPSDLTVFQGRMAVDMLVRILNGKKAGTDFPFRSGPFIPTITPENIKSYPYEGLFGPRDYKPVFKLEPKK; the protein is encoded by the coding sequence ATGGTTTTGATACTGACCGCTTTATTTGTCCCTGACAGCAATGCCAATGCAGAAAACTGCTGGTGGCCCATTCAGGTAAAAAGCTACTATGGTATTTACGAGACTAAAACAAAAAAGTCTGGAAAGGCATCCTCAACATTGCAAGGCCCAAAGCTTGAGGAATGGCTTCCCCCAACAGCGGCTGCCAGACCCTACACTATCGGAATTTCTGTTCCTCATATTAAAGATTCATACTGGGTTGCTGTTAATTACGGAATTATACAGGAAGCTAAACGCCTTGGCGTTGGCATAAAAATGCGTGAAGCCGGCGGTTACAATAATCTGGACAAACAAATCAAGCAGGTGGAAGAACTTATCCGCTCTAACGTAGACGGAATCATTCTCGGCTCGATCAGTTATACCGGAACAGATGCAATTATCACGAAAACTGTTAAAAGCAATATTCCCATAGTTGAAGTAATTAATGATATTAATGCCCCTGACATTACAGCCAAAGCTTTGGTCTCATTTTATGACATGGGTTATTACGCCGGAGAATTTTTAGCGGAACATGCAGAAGATTCCGGTAAAAATGACCTGAGAATACTATTTCTCCCCGGACCGCAAGCTTCTGGATGGGCTTCGGATACTTTGGACGGATTTAATGACGCTATGCAGTATTTTCCCGGCAGAGTTGATATAGTCGCTGTTAAATGGGGTGATACCGGAAGGAATAAACAAAGTGAATTGATCCGCAATGCTATGAAAGATAATCCGGATATTGATTACATCGTAGGTAATGCGGTAGCCGCAGAAGTTGCACCTGAGATATTAAAAGAATCAGGAAAAGATAAAAAAACAGCTGTAGTTTCAACATATATCATTCCTGCGCTATATGACAAAATTAAAACCGGAAAAGTAATTGCGGCTCCTTCTGATCTCACCGTATTTCAAGGCCGCATGGCGGTTGACATGCTTGTCCGAATTCTTAACGGAAAAAAAGCAGGGACCGACTTTCCTTTCCGTTCTGGACCGTTCATCCCCACTATTACCCCGGAAAACATAAAGAGTTATCCCTACGAAGGTTTATTCGGTCCTAGAGATTACAAGCCTGTTTTTAAACTGGAACCGAAGAAATAA
- a CDS encoding substrate-binding periplasmic protein encodes MVLRIKIPILSAVLLLSMCCPAFSVADSAEVATDLWPPFRIAREDGSLSGIDIDLLALLGKRMHIEFTVERYPWARCLKYMKDGTRDFMTGIAKTAEREEYIIYSEIPYYACRPAFYSRAGRSWSVEKYEDLKGLRVGFTRNSAYFPKFDNDTGLKKNAKNSEKQLLEMLTAGRLDIIIGTDCQVDYDITEKDLDAVIVKEPYVPDYSVDLYIGVSKRSRWRYRMKELNKVIKELVDDGVVQRIARKYIKVSEPCPIAR; translated from the coding sequence ATGGTGTTACGTATTAAAATACCGATATTGTCGGCAGTCCTGCTGCTCAGTATGTGTTGTCCGGCTTTTAGCGTGGCCGACAGTGCTGAAGTCGCAACTGATTTATGGCCGCCTTTTAGAATTGCCCGGGAAGATGGGAGTTTAAGCGGTATAGATATAGACCTGCTTGCTCTGCTTGGCAAAAGAATGCACATTGAATTTACAGTTGAACGCTATCCGTGGGCGCGGTGTTTGAAGTATATGAAAGATGGCACCAGAGATTTTATGACTGGCATTGCAAAAACTGCGGAGCGTGAGGAGTATATTATTTACTCTGAAATTCCATATTATGCATGCCGTCCGGCTTTTTATTCTCGTGCAGGGCGTAGTTGGAGCGTTGAAAAATATGAGGATTTGAAAGGCCTACGGGTCGGTTTTACTCGTAATTCAGCATATTTTCCAAAATTTGATAATGATACCGGCTTGAAAAAAAATGCTAAAAATTCAGAAAAGCAGTTGCTGGAAATGCTGACTGCCGGACGCTTGGACATAATTATCGGAACTGACTGTCAGGTTGATTATGATATAACCGAAAAGGATCTTGATGCTGTAATAGTAAAGGAGCCATACGTTCCGGACTATAGTGTTGATCTCTATATCGGCGTATCCAAAAGATCACGGTGGAGGTACAGGATGAAAGAGTTGAACAAGGTAATCAAAGAATTAGTAGACGATGGTGTGGTGCAGCGGATAGCCCGCAAATATATAAAAGTCAGTGAGCCTTGCCCTATAGCCAGATAA